GGTCCATTGAAGATTGATGAATATTTGGCCCATTTCTTCACCTTGTTAAAGTTTGGCCCgcaagtggctagaaatgatacagctgtagctgatcagtttatcaagggcttgaatccaaaaatacgcaccttggtaactgtgaaacaaccgagtaattttactgatactctgaatcgagccagaagagcagaaaccgttctaatgagacaaaaggaagcttcatatgttcttccaacaccggtaccacaacaactgccttccagaatcgagattgacagtagcagtggtggaaagaaagagatgttgaaagttcaaaagaagcaattcaagaagtttgggagcggttcatctagctccagtggctctagtccgaattatactggagtttattgcaggaattgcggtgggagacattccacGGAGCTATGCCACGGAGTGACTGGTCggtgcaacttctgtaaacagcaaggacactttgctagagtctgtccacagaaaggtgctcgaagatttcagggagcaggatcatctgggggtggtgatcgagaaacagacccaggacacacttgatgatacagtgacaggtactggtcttttatgattaaattgcatatgtatttaaatgtttatatgatacatgttatgcatgttagttgcatgttgcatgaaaaaaaaaaaatttaatgcatgttggttacgtggttTGGACGACGTATACAGAGATGCCTCCTAGAAGGAATGTGCTTAGGACTGATGAGGGTAGACAAGAGGAGGATATCCCACAGCCTCCACCTGGTCAGGATGCTAGTGCCCGTGTACTAGCCGGTATGGCCCGTTTCTTTGAGCAACACGTAGGGAATGGAGCAATGGGTAGGCCAGAGCCAGTATATGAGCGTTTCAGGAGGATGCACCCCGATGAGTTCCATGGCACTACTGATCCATTTatggctgagggatggattagaTCATTAGAGGTAATATTTCGTTATATGGACATGGCGGACGCCGATCGCGTTCGATGTACTATCTACCTGTTGAAAGGCGACGCTACcttatggtgggagggagcggAGCGAGGAGTGAATATGGTGACTTTGACTTGGGAAGGATTCAAGATagtgttctatgacaagtacttcacaTCCGATGTTCGTTCTAGGCTtaagagagagtttatgagtctccgtCAGGGGGATTGGACTGTTGTCGAGTTTGTGCagaagtttgataggggctGTCACTTTATGCCCTTGATTGCCAATGATCCTGCTGAAAAATTATGGCATTTTCTAGATGGTTTGAGGCCGACTATCCGACGCGATGTGACACTTGTCGATCCTACTGATTATACTACCGCCGTTGCCAGGGCCTCTTAGAGCCGAGCAGTCATTGAAGGATATCGATTGGGAGATGCAGCGAAAGAGGAACCGTGCTCAGCAAGCTAATCAGAGTAATAAGAAGCCTCATACGGGACCTTCTAAGCAACCAGAACCACCAAAACCACAAGGACAACCACCTAAAGGAAATGTTCCGAAAGCTGATGAAAAACCActttgcaaggagtgcaatcgtCCACATTatggcaagtgcatgtggggcaCCTTCAAGTGCTTCAAGTGCGGGGAGTTGGGACACAAGGCTGCGGATTGCACCAAGCCTAGGCAACCCATGACCGGAAGAGTATATGTGATGCAAGCTACAGAAGATGAGACAGAGCCGACACTACACTGATTTCGAGGTAACCTAGCTGTTTAACATTTTTCTATGCTttcttgcatgaaatgttaaattgggtGATGGGATTTGATTGGGATATTGAAGAACTTAGAGGAAAATAGGATGCATGCGCTACTTGAGCTAGATTTAGGAGTCGACAttgagaatttttgggttagaattgcaattttcaagattttgagTACTGAATTGAAAATTAAGATTTAAGCTAGAGGTTAAGTTGAGGTGGATGAAGGAATCTAAACTTTTCAAACATCAAGTCAAGGAAAATTTCGAGGTCGAAATTCTaattaagggggggagaattgtaacgtccgaaaaatcagtccacgtaaaccacgtgcatgcaaaaatattttaattgcttaattgttttatttaattgcttttaaatgctagcatgatgtttattatatgattaaatataggattgcatgattaaatgattatgtgacatgttttcatgaaattaaagattttgcacgaatattcgataataggtagGGGGaaggagaccggggacgaccaagacaagaatatgtatttttatttaaatagtggcaatgcttcctaatatgattaaaaatgatttaattttcttaaaaatattggagttcgaatttattttacgagtcgagctcgatttttcccgggaagccggttttgggcaaacaaggagttttaaaagaacaaaaatattattttgaaaaaattattttataaacttttattatttaattaattaagtgttattgggctcAATTTAATGATTTAATGAAGGCCCAATTACCCTTAATCATACAAGCCCAAACCAAAGCCCATTTAActtgttaaattaattataaataagtgaTTTAGGTTTTGAAAACACCACAACCTTTGGCACCTTTCAGCCGAGAATTTCACACACGAGCACATactgattttcgaaattaaggagGAGAAAAAGGGCTTGTGTTCGtcgtcgtccggtcgtccaacgtcgcaccctcgacgaagatcgaataatcgagcgttctaaaacgcaaaggcacgtttcctaaacttttttttaacatcatacaaatcataatatgcttgatttaattgtttatgcatgaaaaatatgtgggTTCGATTATTTTACGGTAAGTTGcgtatttttaaagttttaatgatTTTACAATTATTTGAAAAACGATTTTGATTCCAACGAGTACGCTGCCAAAACATGttaaaatatgattaaaatatTAGCAAAACATGTCAATTTTAACAAGAAAATCATGCTGGAACCGtaggaaaatttaaaaataggaAACCGTGAGTTTGTAAGAAAAAGGGTGTATGCTTGTTGGGGGCAAGTGTCTCGTTCCTTTTGCATGGGGTTTGGGGCTGGGCTAGGCGGTCCAGTAGAGTCCTAGGAAGGTTAGGGGCAGGCTGGCTCGAAGGAAGTGGGGTGGCGAACTCCACAGAGCTGTCGCGCATGCACAGGGGGAGAGGGGCCGTTCGCGAGGCTTCAGGAGGGAATTAGTAGATTCTGGGCGAGGGCCAGGCTGGCTAGACTGGTCCTACAGGGTCCTAGGGTGATGTTCAGGGGTCTGGCCAAGGGCTGAGTGGCTGGGCTCGACGTGGCTCGGGCAATAAGCAGGAAACGTGAGGAGCGCGGGAAGCCATATTCACGCAGCTGCTGGTTGATGATTCAGGCGGCTCGTGCGCGTGGTCCAGGGCTTGGGCTGGACTGGGCTCGGGTCTGGGACTGGTCTAGGGTCGGTAAGGGTCGTGGGTGGCCAGTGGTTAGGCGGCTAGAGGAGTCCTAGGGTCACTAGGATTCTTGGGTAAGGGAGGGCTCACGCACAGATTTTATGGCCAAGTTCCAGGAGTGTTTTGGTCGGGCCAGGGCTTGTTCtatgggctgggcttgcacagtagggtccctagataggttggctaggttttggttcaaggtggctcgggcgtggctcgggtaaattaggagatagctcggtgtgttcggttaagggtcaaaaacgagattttaaGAACTAAAAAtagaaccatgggtccacgggtgtggctcatgacttggaagggtaggataaatactaaaaatgttcttttaaaatttgggatcaaaataacgagtttcggaattttccgggatttaatcgccgcacaaaacgttaattaacgaattaattgaaacgcctatttttgagctttataaaattaggaaaaattaggtttaagcttaaataattattaaaagtctattttttttaatttgggatttttatattaaggtttggattaattcgggattaaaacgcgttaatacgtcttatttaaagattaaatttaaaagtcatcgatttaagccaaataaaaatatgagaaattcatgtaagtttaaataattatttagaataattccatgtcattaaaagtgagaaaaaggtaaaaatgagaatttttacgtcca
This is a stretch of genomic DNA from Primulina eburnea isolate SZY01 chromosome 11, ASM2296580v1, whole genome shotgun sequence. It encodes these proteins:
- the LOC140805515 gene encoding uncharacterized protein translates to MPPRRNVLRTDEGRQEEDIPQPPPGQDASARVLAGMARFFEQHVGNGAMGRPEPVYERFRRMHPDEFHGTTDPFMAEGWIRSLEVIFRYMDMADADRVRCTIYLLKGDATLWWEGAERGVNMVTLTWEGFKIVFYDKYFTSDVRSRLKREFMSLRQGDWTVVEFVQKFDRGCHFMPLIANDPAEKLWHFLDGLRPTIRRDVTLVDPTDYTTAVARAS